The following coding sequences lie in one Arachis ipaensis cultivar K30076 chromosome B03, Araip1.1, whole genome shotgun sequence genomic window:
- the LOC107629992 gene encoding fasciclin-like arabinogalactan protein 15 — protein MDCYIHGTFFIILIFFFSNTPTTFSSPSPSSSSSSSPTAQINSNSILVALLDSHYTELAELIEKAMLLPTLEETVANHNITIFAPKNEALERNLDPEFKRFLLEPRNLKSLQTLIMSHIVPTRINSERKPGSTRHKTLAADNHHIQISANSTVEFTVDGARVTHPETLTRPDGVIHGIDSLLIPRSVQSDFSNRRSLRSIGAVKPEGAPEVDPRTHRLKKPAPPSKPGSSPALPIYDAMAPGPAIAPAPAPGPGGKHHHFDGEAQVKDFIQTLIQYGGYNEMADILVNLTSLATEMGRLVSEGYVLTVLAPNDEAMAKLTTEQLSEPGAPEQIMYYHLIPEYQTEESMYNAVRRFGKVRYDTLRVPHKVVAEEGDGSVRFGRGDGVAFLFDPDIYTDGRISVQGIDAVMFPPETAEEKAEKENQVFRRVAKTGQPGKVTVKKQRRGKLMETACWMLGTFGQHSRFASCQ, from the exons ATGGATTGTTACATCCATGGCACCTTCTTCATCatcctcattttcttcttctccaatacCCCAACTACATTTTCATCACCATcgccatcatcatcttcttcttcctcaccaaCGGCTCAGATCAATTCAAACTCCATCTTGGTGGCACTACTGGACTCACATTATACAGAACTGGCAGAATTGATTGAAAAAGCCATGCTTTTGCCGACACTCGAAGAAACCGTGGCAAACCACAACATCACCATTTTTGCCCCAAAGAACGAAGCTTTGGAGCGAAACCTTGACCCCGAATTCAAGCGCTTCCTCTTGGAACCCAGAAACCTCAAATCTCTTCAGACACTCATCATGTCACACATCGTCCCAACCCGAATCAATTCCGAACGCAAACCCGGGTCGACCCGACACAAAACCCTCGCCGCCGACAACCACCacatccaaatcagcgccaattcCACCGTTGAATTCACCGTCGACGGCGCACGGGTCACCCACCCGGAAACTCTAACCCGACCCGACGGAGTGATCCACGGAATCGACTCGCTCCTGATTCCACGCTCCGTCCAATCAGACTTCAGCAACCGCCGGAGCCTGCGCTCGATCGGCGCCGTGAAACCAGAAGGAGCACCGGAGGTCGATCCCCGAACTCACCGCCTGAAAAAACCAGCACCACCGTCAAAACCAGGTTCCTCACCGGCACTCCCGATCTACGACGCAATGGCACCAGGTCCGGCAATTGCTCCGGCGCCTGCACCAGGACCCGGAGGAAAACACCACCACTTCGACGGCGAAGCACAGGTGAAAGATTTCATCCAAACCCTAATCCAGTACGGCGGCTACAACGAAATGGCAGACATATTGGTAAACCTAACTTCTCTAGCAACCGAAATGGGTCGTTTGGTCTCAGAAGGTTACGTTCTAACGGTTTTGGCGCCAAACGACGAAGCGATGGCGAAATTGACTACGGAACAGTTGAGTGAACCAGGTGCACCGGAGCAGATTATGTATTACCATTTGATCCCTGAGTACCAAACGGAGGAATCGATGTACAATGCCGTTAGAAGGTTCGGGAAGGTTCGCTACGATACGCTTAGGGTTCCGCATAAGGTTGTGGCGGAGGAAGGGGATGGTTCTGTCAGGTTTGGCCGTGGCGATGGCGTTGCATTTTTGTTTGATCCTGATATCTATACGGACGGGAGGATCTCCGTTCAGGGGATTGATGCCGTGATGTTTCCGCCGGAGACGGCGGAGGAGAAGGCTGAGAAGGAGAATCAGGTTTTTAGGCGGGTCGCGAAAACGGGTCAGCCCGGGAAGGTAACGGTCAAGAAGCAGAGGAGAG GAAAATTGATGGAAACAGCATGCTGGATGCTTGGAACCTTTGGACAGCACTCTAGATTTGCCTCTTGCCAATAA
- the LOC107634289 gene encoding uncharacterized protein LOC107634289, giving the protein MSRQVIVVSNPPSRRRRACEVAGGSAAECAAVVCCFPCAVINLAVLAIYRVPAGLVRKALHKKKRHRMLRDSKNDLVLLRHQRSSGLAPSFDSLPVSVEPRPVEEKEVWPMEKEMWARFAETGFWRSESQRQP; this is encoded by the coding sequence ATGTCTCGCCAGGTCATCGTCGTCAGTAACCCGCCGTCGCGGCGGCGGCGCGCGTGTGAAGTTGCCGGCGGAAGCGCGGCGGAGTGCGCCGCCGTGGTGTGCTGCTTCCCTTGCGCCGTGATAAACCTCGCAGTTCTCGCCATTTACAGGGTTCCAGCGGGGTTGGTGCGCAAAGCACTGCACAAGAAGAAACGACACCGTATGCTGAGAGATTCCAAAAACGACCTTGTTTTGCTGCGGCACCAGCGGTCTAGCGGCCTCGCCCCGTCGTTTGACTCGCTACCGGTTTCGGTCGAACCCAGGCCGGTTGAGGAAAAAGAAGTGTGGCCTATGGAGAAGGAGATGTGGGCCCGGTTCGCAGAAACTGGGTTTTGGAGGAGTGAGTCCCAGCGCCAACCATGA